The following coding sequences are from one Melanotaenia boesemani isolate fMelBoe1 chromosome 19, fMelBoe1.pri, whole genome shotgun sequence window:
- the LOC121629629 gene encoding claudin-5-like, which produces MLAECLEFLGLTLCATGTLLVVVACGLPMWKVNAFIDANIMVAQNIWEGLWMSCVVQSTGQMQCKIHDSVLALTQDLQTARALTVIAAVLGIVALAVTVTGAQCTNCIKDEMVKAKVVNAGGAIYIISGLFMLVPLCWMANNIIVDFHDPLVPWSMKREIGAAIYTGWGASALLLLGGTLLCCSLTHGARETYGIKYGPTKSITANGEFDKKHYV; this is translated from the coding sequence ATGCTTGCTGAGTGTTTGGAGTTTTTGGGGCTGACGCTGTGCGCCACGGGCACGCTGCTGGTCGTTGTCGCGTGCGGGCTGCCCATGTGGAAGGTGAACGCGTTCATCGACGCCAACATCATGGTGGCTCAGAACATCTGGGAAGGTCTGTGGATGTCCTGCGTGGTGCAAAGCACCGGCCAGATGCAATGCAAAATCCACGACTCGGTCCTGGCCCTGACGCAAGACCTGCAGACGGCGCGCGCCCTCACGGTCATCGCTGCTGTGTTGGGGATCGTGGCGCTGGCGGTGACGGTGACCGGAGCGCAGTGCACCAACTGCATCAAGGATGAGATGGTGAAAGCGAAGGTGGTGAACGCCGGGGGGGCGATCTACATCATCAGCGGACTGTTCATGCtggtcccactctgctggatggCCAACAACATCATCGTGGACTTCCACGACCCGCTGGTGCCCTGGTCTATGAAAAGGGAGATCGGAGCGGCCATCTACACCGGCTGGGGCGCGTCCGCGCTGTTGCTGCTTGGAGGAACCCTGCTGTGCTGTTCTTTAACCCACGGAGCCAGAGAGACGTATGGCATCAAATACGGCCCCACCAAGTCGATCACAGCCAACGGAGAGTTCGACAAGAAGCACTATGTATAA
- the LOC121629630 gene encoding claudin-5-like → MLAECLEFLGLTLCATGTLLVVVACGLPMWTVSAFIDANIMVAQNIWEGLWMSCVVQSTGQMQCKIHDSVLALTQDLQMARALTVIAAVLGIVALAVTVTGAQCTNCIKDEMVKAKVVNAGGAIYIISGLFMLVPLCWMANNIIVDFHDPLVPSSRKREIGAAIYTGWGASALLLLGGTLLCCSLTHGARETYGIKYGPTKSITANGEFDKKHYV, encoded by the coding sequence ATGCTTGCTGAGTGTTTGGAGTTTTTGGGGCTGACGCTGTGCGCCACGGGCACGCTGCTGGTCGTTGTCGCGTGCGGGCTGCCCATGTGGACGGTGAGCGCGTTCATCGACGCCAACATCATGGTGGCTCAGAACATCTGGGAAGGTCTGTGGATGTCCTGCGTGGTACAAAGCACCGGCCAGATGCAATGCAAAATCCACGACTCGGTCCTGGCCCTGACGCAAGACCTGCAGATGGCGCGCGCCCTCACGGTCATCGCTGCTGTGTTGGGGATCGTGGCGCTGGCGGTGACGGTGACCGGAGCGCAGTGCACCAACTGCATCAAGGATGAGATGGTGAAAGCGAAGGTGGTGAACGCCGGGGGGGCGATCTACATCATCAGCGGGCTGTTCATGCtggtcccactctgctggatggCCAACAACATCATCGTGGACTTCCACGACCCGCTGGTGCCCTCGTCTAGGAAAAGGGAGATCGGAGCGGCCATCTACACCGGCTGGGGCGCGTCCGCGCTGTTGCTGCTTGGAGGAACCCTGCTGTGCTGTTCTTTAACCCACGGAGCCAGAGAGACGTATGGCATCAAATACGGCCCCACCAAGTCGATCACAGCCAACGGAGAGTTCGACAAGAAGCACTATGTATAA
- the LOC121629634 gene encoding short-chain specific acyl-CoA dehydrogenase, mitochondrial-like, with amino-acid sequence MAVAIESARLLTWKASLLRDSKKPFTKEAAMAKLAASEAATFCAHQAIQILGGMGFVTDMPAERHYRDARITEIYEGTSEIQRLVIAGQILKEYQL; translated from the exons ATGGCTGTGGCGATAGAGAGCGCTCGCCTGCTCACCTGGAAGGCTTCTCTTCTTCGAGATTCAAAGAAACCCTTCACAAAG GAAGCAGCGATGGCTAAACTAGCGGCGTCTGAAGCCGCCACTTTCTGTGCACATCAG GCCATCCAGATCCTGGGAGGGATGGGTTTCGTGACAGACATGCCCGCTGAGAGGCACTACCGCGATGCTCGCATTACAGAGATCTACGAAGGAACCAGTGAAATCCAGAGACTGGTTATCGCTGGCCAGATACTGAAGGAATACCAGTTatag